CCAGACTGCTGCTGAGTTCTGCTGGCGGGTTATAGTGGCCTTTGAACAGCACTTGATTTCCAAAGTCTTTATCCTGTAATCACATAAAGACACAGATATACACATaagtttcaaaacctagtgagctgacaTGCTGTATATTGTCTACACAGATTTCTAACTTAAATAGAACCTAATAAGTGAGCGATAAGTGAACTCTCTACATAGGTATCATGTGaagtaagcaaaaaaataaaaaataataataataataaatttgagaGTCCTGTCACTTCGGTTGGTCTGGCTGTTGATTTAGTGACAGGATCCTGTGTTGTATTGTCCTTTCTTGTCCTTGTGTTAGTGTAAGAGTTCAGGGATTGTTCTCTGGGCACTGCATTCTTTTGTATATGTATTGTGTTTGGGGCTTGGTGTCTGGATCCTGACAATCCTGTCTACTTTGGTTTCAGTCCTGGGATCCTGACATTCAGGCTCTGGGCACTTTGGTCTGtcttgtgtcttgttttctgtaGAGCACATgcttatgtttatattcatttgcTGTGTGCTCTTCTGTCTTGAGATTGTGTTTggtggtttttatgtttttttttttttttgttaataaggACCTTTTGAGTACAGTTTATATGTTCTGCATTTTGGTTCCTGACAAAAACTAGCtagcttttaattgtttttttctttttttctggacaCATTGGGAACTTTGTTTTGTAGCACTTTTAATggaactgtttctttaaaggtgaagtgtgtaattatcTTGGACATTAAAATCCTTCCTCATTGCCCTGTTTATTTTTCAGAGGGAACTACATGTAACCCACTGGTTGGATGACTTCCCAAAATAGATAACagatgtacataaaaaaaaacaaaaaaaaaaaaattggtgccATTAGTACGCCAAAAATGAGGCACTTCACCTTTAAGATGAATTACATGAGTTGTGTTATTATGAATTTGTAATTCATTATGGAAATAGAATGtgctaatataaataatgtaaatgtccTGTTTGCAATATAGATAAGCGCTTGTCTACCCCTACAGACCCATAGTACTGTTGGAGAGTTTAGGTGGCCACTATTCTACTAGAAATTCATCTTGCATTATACTATTATaggtttattgatattttgaataggttttcatttttttattccccattttaaatttagtttttaagtttttatttttactagtttttttatatttagtttttataaacgtttttttttattttagtttttttttaattcattgagttaaactaaatgaaaatgagaaatttcgccttggcaactagccgaaataagtgttttatttatttatgtattttaatttttttatttcaagtaacattgtttttatggtttcagttttagtttctaGTTATCTAAAATGAAACCTTAGcacatatacatattaaaacaccATCATACAAGGAAGAGGAAGTTTGAATTACCTTTAGGTTTTGAATTTTACCGGTCAGTGAGGAATGCAAACCGACATGCTGAAACAGTGAGGGTTTGTAAGTTCTCTTCAGTTGGGCCTTCTCATTATTGCAGTGTTTCTAAGTGCAATGAAATACAACAATAAACAATGAAATGTCTTACACCAATCTCACAaccaacaagcaaacaaaaataagtaaatattatattcaaaCTTACTAAATCTTTTTCTGGGTTACACACTTTAACCCACAGGATGTGATCGAGCAGCCAATCGATTGGCTTGTCTTTGTGAAACATCAGGAAGAACTCCACAATCATTGGCAGATCTGATGTGCGGAAAAGCTTGCCTAGAATATGAAAAATTAGCTATATACTCATGCTAGAACAAAAATGGATTTGGTCATAGTAAACAGTATCTAAGGGAGCTGTGAGACACTGACAGTGTTTCTTGAAATCTGATGCTACGCTGAGAAATCCTGGttgattatttgaataattgagAGGTGCTGAACTGAATTATTTTAAAGGCAAATATGTAAATAAGCAAATGCTAGCAGAagctgtgcttgttttttttttaacaaagaggGCTCATATTTGCTTCCTTTTTATTTCTGACCCTCTTGACACTGACTAATAAAAGATATCTCATcgttactgtaaaaataaagacCACAAATTAGCATCCACAACTGAGACTGTacaactaacaatgaacaactggtCCAGGTGTACAAATAACGAAACAGCAGACATATGAAACAACTGACCAGACAGAAACAATGGGTtagaagagaatgagagaggtTAGAAAAAGACAGGACATCAATGAACGGAGAGGACAAGACACTGACCAATGAATCCCAGCTGGGAAAACTCCAGGAAAAGCCACTCCTCTGAAAGCACCTGCTCTATATATGTTTTCATAGACTCAAAGAATCCTTGCTTTGCTACAATATCATCCTCAAGCTgaaacacatatacacagactTAGACTGATAAAGGCAATGAAACATAGAGCTAACAATGAGTTGTATGACAGTGTCTTTGGCATTACCTGGACGTAGTATGTGCCCTTAGACTGAGCATACAGCATGAGGAAACTGTAGTCAAGGTTCTGCTTGGTCCTCCATCTATGATCAGTAAAACATGCTTCACAATTAATACACCATCTATTTCAAGTTCCATTTGCACAAGAGGTGAATCTCTAACCTGACTCGCTCCTTGGGGTCTCCAAACGTTTCCTTCAGGTTACTTAAGTCTGGGTAATAGTGAGGAGATGGAGAGATCACCTCTACCACCCCGGAACTGACAGCATCTGGGAGACTACACAGAGTCAAATACACAATTACTTGCACAGCGAGAAACACGGAAACATCTCTCATGAAGCAGACGAGTAAATAAAGAAACACTCACTTGGTCTGTACACTCTGCACAACAGCCTTCACAAATGTTGCATTTGTCTAAGAGAAGAATGAAAATAACAAAGAACACTATCGTTCAAAAATGTgggatcattaagattttttggtaacactttattttaagatgtctttGTTatacgttacatgtacttactattataattactataaattatgcataattacatggaAGTATCCCTAAGCCAAACCTTAACCATATAGTAAATAcgtgtagttaattaatattattcagtacttaaatgtataattacactataacaaggacaccttaaaataaagtgtaacctattttttttaaagaaattaatatttttaagcacggatgcattaaattgattacaagtgacagtaaatacatttaaaagttacaaaagatttatatttcgaACAACtgatgaactttctattcatcagaaaatcTTTGAGTGAtatctgatggatcatgtgacaatgaagactggagtaatggctgctgaaaattcagctttgccatcacagaaatacattacatattaacAAATcgtactgattccaaacttttcatcggtagtgtacagtatattgtaaataatttttgggTACACTGattgaaataaagttaaaatcagGAATAAAGATGAATCAGCACACCTTCAGGCCAAAAGTTCAAGATcagtaaaacatttatgcatGTTGCGACACATTATTGCTACAACTAATTGTATTAACTGAGCCCACAGATTTGCATTAGTCCAGAGAAAAGATGCTTACATGAAAACATGTAAGCAAAAATGAGGAAGTAGgaacttttttttgtgtatacaACACCATCAAAATCGCTGGTACAAAACCAGACTGACTTAACAACTCATAATATAAAATGGCTTGACAGGAAAGAATTAAGGAATGAACTGATAATGAGCCATAAAGTTTGATGCAACCttacaaaagcaataaaacagaTAAAGCCAGGAGAGATATATAAGAACAAAGAGCACAAGTAAATGGTTACCTCGGCAACAAAGACTACAATGACAATATCTTTCCTCTCGGCAGTTGAAAGGTCATATAGGAGAGACTGGAGTGTGTTCACTAGATAACTCTGTTTCTGCCTGTGCACGGTTGGTACTCCTAACACCAGAGACACTGTGTAAACAGTTAAAACTGTGTGTCAGCTCGTCTTCCTATGGTGACTGCATTACTGTGgttgtgtgtaaaatgtgtacaattatTAGAAACTATAAAACTGACAAAGTAAAAGAAACATTGTGATAGCATACGTTCAGTAATTACATAAAACATCATAATACAATATATCATGTCAGATTTGCTGGAAAAAGAAAAGTGTTGTTGTTTCAGAGAAGGGTTTTTTAAGGGTTAATTAGGCtttcaaataaaatgctacaGCTGTGATGCTTTGCTGCTTTCATGACACTCAGCATGCATAAACAATATTTGCAGTGTAGCAGCAGCTATAGCTGATTTAAGAGACACACGAAAGAAACGAGCAAAAATAGTATGCATTTGCTTGTGGTTACATTTTGTCAATCagaattcagtatgcaaatattacaatgatATCTTTGCTTGTGGTTACATTTTGTGAATAAGATACTTATACAAAATCTtcttatgcaaatttttttttttgccttaacaGAAGTTTAACACAGTAAGACATCAATATTACTTAAgacaattaaatcaaattaaattgcgACACTGCAAGCACTGTAACAATACAATCACAAAAAATGATAATGGGAGACAGACCTCCAGTGCGTCTCTTCCCCAGATGAACGATGGGTTTCAGACTGTCCTCATGCTCCTTCAGGTGAGGCAAGTAGATGTGGGCATTAGGCTGCGAAGGCAACAAGCGTCGAAGGACCCTCTCTTCTAATAAAGCTAAAATTGCAGATAAAATACTGAATAACTGTACAGACACGAATATTACAGCAAGAAATGTTCTTGGACTCACCTGAGGAGTTACTGATTGTGAGATTCGATGGAGAAATGCTGCGGTTTTGAAGTTGACCAAGCACTTTAAGCAGCTCGTGTGATAAGACTTCTCCTCGTTGTTCTGCCCGCAGTAACCTCTCATAGACCAAATGCAGCTGTGATGGCAAGTTATCTGATACACAGAGTGCCAGTCATCACTTGATGTGAATTAAGGGGATGTTTCAGGGCCAAAAACAAGTTAAGTTAAGCCTTGCATTTGTGACATAATGTTTATCACCACAGAAATGAATTACTTCTATAAcataatttgtttgaaaaaagGGAAAATCATGGTTCCTACAGGAACTTACAGTGGAAATATGGTGCAATTTATATCAATTATCATGTTTCATTGCTGCCTACAGAAACTCAAAGCTGCTTCTCCGTGATGCATTTCATTGTTGTTGGGCATATGATTTCATCTAATTACTACACAGGGTTTTTCAATTATGTTAcctttataatacaatataaaataagctaatatgtgaccctggtccacaaaaccagtcataagtagcataagtatatttgtagcaatagccaacaatacactgtatgggtcaaaattatcgatttgtcttttatgccaaaaatcattaagtaaaaatcatactcagaattcgtgctctgcatttaacccatccaaagtgcacacacacaccgtgaacacacacctggagcagtgggcagccatttatgctacagtgcccggggaacagttgggggttcggtgccttgctcaagggtacctcagtcgtggtattgccggcccaagactcgaacccacaaccttagggttaggagtcaatatatcaatatatatttttacggaaaatatatcaaaacctaatttctgattagtaatatgcattgctaagaacttcatttggaaatatttaaatgtgattttctcaatatttagattttttttttttttgcaccatcagatttcagattttcaaatagttgtatctcggccaaatattgtcctatccttaaaaaaaaacatacatcaatggaaagcttatttattcagctttcagatgatgtataaatctcaatttcaaaaagctggcccttatgactggttttgtcacAGGGTCACATAAAATTTCACTTGAGATGTCACATTGCAATTTAtcaacattttattgttttattaaaacattattgctCTAACAGATTgttgataatatttaaaaatcagaaaTCATCCTTTTAAAATGTTCGTCCTTTTGTAGTATTTACATCCATTTTATGTCATCAACTGACTCAAcaaacaaatatgtgaccctggaccaaaaaaaaaaaaaaaaacagtaagaagggttcaattttattttaaattgagcTTTATATaattctgaaagctgaataaataagcttttcattgatgtatggtctGTTAGGACAATagggctgagatacaactatttgaaaatctgttacCTGCGGgtgcagaaaaatctaaatattaagaaaagtccttagcaatgcatattacttatcaaaaattaagttttgatatatttaccgtaagaaatgtacaaaatatcttcactgAACATGATCtctacttaatatactaatgatattttgcataaaagaaaaataaataattttgttccattcaatgtatttttggctattactacaaatatacctgtgctacttaagactggttttgtggtcacatatGGAAAGAATTCCTGCAATACCAGTTTGTTTGACGTACAGGAAGCTGACATTACACGTCTGACAGGTTGACAACTGATTGAGGACTAGAACTAACATGTCATGTCATAGAATCTCTAAAAAATTAATCTCTCAACAAATCCTTCAAGTCCAAAATGTCAGTACATAAATtgtcaaacaataataataataaaaaagagaaaccTGTTCATAAATGCAAATTCCGAATAACCAATCAGATTACTTAATACAGGCCATCCTCACAGGCTGATCATGCTCACCTGACTTTGATGTGTGCCAGGAGGTTAAcatcaacacacatacaaaacccGCAAAGAAGAACAGTTTGCCATGCCAGGACCTCATCTCATCTCAGTCCACAGATATACCAGAATCCTAGGCTACTATTGAGAACAAGGCAAAATCCTCAAGATATAATAAGTAACAAAGGTTAGTTGCTGCTTCTTCCCCGCGACGTCTGGATGAACtgaaaaaatgtcacaatttGACGAAAATCCTTTTGAAATGCATCCTACTTTCTGAGATCAGGCCAGCTACACGAATTGTCATGAATCGTGTTGTCAGCTGATGCCTTGATGCCACACGAAGAACTTCGCTGTAATCCGCTCACACCTCCAAACCGCAGCAGTTCCATCCTCCACCTGTCCTGCTCATGAATATTCATCCAGTCGATGCATATTCATGATGACGGCTGACATTAGTGTAGTAGCCTACTCATTTTCACACATTGCCTTTAAAAGTCTGTCAGATTATTTTCCCCCTCTCTATCTAGCCTTTGTCTCAGATTTTGATATGACGATATTATGTGTATACTATCTGCTTCAGTGTAGGCTAAAGTAGTTTAAAACTTCCCCGTGAACTGTAAATTAATGTCGAGCGCTATTACAATCTAGGCCTacctaaacaaaaacacatggacaTTTTACATCACGATAAAACGTTATATTTTTCAAGTAATAACAAGACAAGAGATCAAGAGAACCTTCTAATTCAGTCTTATTTTATAGTATAATCATGGAACTATATACTGGTCACAGTCAGACATTGGTTTGGTTTAAGCCTGGTTTATCAGTTTTTCATCTGAAAAATTTAACCTAATGGTGACTCTTTGGTCATATATAGGAATGATCTGGAGCTTTCTGACTCGGGAAGGATTGTATGTGGAAAAAGTGACACCTAGGGGTGCAATCCCTAATAACAAGGTAAACTTGAACCTCTTACTAGTTTTGCATTAGTAGTTTTGGTCGTTTTCTTACTAAATTTGCATTAGTCATGCATTATGGGTGGAAGTATAAAGATACCTCTTTATATTTTAGTGTTGATAAAAGCACaacagctttctttctttcttaattccTTTAATTCCATTTTAAACATCCGTTGATCCAAATTATGCATTTGATTAGTCTTGTGAAATAGATAGGTAAGCCTATTCAAAAGAGACTATATAAATTATAAGAAGCTGttttttgttatgattatttatctCAGGTGTGGGTGAAATAATAATTGCAACATAGGTTTTTAGGCTTTCATGAGTATAATTTTTATCGTCACAATATTTGTCTCTCT
The Cyprinus carpio isolate SPL01 chromosome B14, ASM1834038v1, whole genome shotgun sequence DNA segment above includes these coding regions:
- the LOC109102391 gene encoding alpha-1,3-mannosyl-glycoprotein 4-beta-N-acetylglucosaminyltransferase B-like isoform X1; this encodes MRSWHGKLFFFAGFVCVLMLTSWHTSKSDNLPSQLHLVYERLLRAEQRGEVLSHELLKVLGQLQNRSISPSNLTISNSSALLEERVLRRLLPSQPNAHIYLPHLKEHEDSLKPIVHLGKRRTGVSLVLGVPTVHRQKQSYLVNTLQSLLYDLSTAERKDIVIVVFVAETNATFVKAVVQSVQTNLPDAVSSGVVEVISPSPHYYPDLSNLKETFGDPKERVRWRTKQNLDYSFLMLYAQSKGTYYVQLEDDIVAKQGFFESMKTYIEQVLSEEWLFLEFSQLGFIGKLFRTSDLPMIVEFFLMFHKDKPIDWLLDHILWVKVCNPEKDLKHCNNEKAQLKRTYKPSLFQHVGLHSSLTGKIQNLKDKDFGNQVLFKGHYNPPAELSSSLEKYQSHTLERAYNGEDFFWGLTPKRGDYILITFTTPQAVKGYFFRSGNIETNGDRFYNTTVEVLPNNNSVKEKVTRGELACCKPSSDGFVQIGSFKNGVAEGEVDGALGEIAAMRLLVHSDVSVMWWVLLSEIFIKV
- the LOC109102391 gene encoding alpha-1,3-mannosyl-glycoprotein 4-beta-N-acetylglucosaminyltransferase B-like isoform X2, which produces MRSWHGKLFFFTGFVCVLMLTSWHTSKADNLPSQLHLVYERLLRAEQRGEVLSHELLKVLGQLQNRSISPSNLTISNSSALLEERVLRRLLPSQPNAHIYLPHLKEHEDSLKPIVHLGKRRTGVSLVLGVPTVHRQKQSYLVNTLQSLLYDLSTAERKDIVIVVFVAETNATFVKAVVQSVQTNLPDAVSSGVVEVISPSPHYYPDLSNLKETFGDPKERVRWRTKQNLDYSFLMLYAQSKGTYYVQLEDDIVAKQGFFESMKTYIEQVLSEEWLFLEFSQLGFIGKLFRTSDLPMIVEFFLMFHKDKPIDWLLDHILWVKVCNPEKDLKHCNNEKAQLKRTYKPSLFQHVGLHSSLTGKIQNLKDKDFGNQVLFKGHYNPPAELSSSLEKYQSHTLERAYNGEDFFWGLTPKRGDYILITFTTPQAVKGYFFRSGNIETNGDRFYNTTVEVLPNNNSVKEKVTRGELACCKPSSDGFVQIGSFKNGVAEGEVDGALGEIAAMRLLVHSDVSVMWWVLLSEIFIKV